Proteins from a genomic interval of Balaenoptera musculus isolate JJ_BM4_2016_0621 chromosome 16, mBalMus1.pri.v3, whole genome shotgun sequence:
- the LCOR gene encoding ligand-dependent corepressor isoform X4, protein MVKLCTHHQKQFIRVLNDLYTESQPGTEDLPPSDSGTMDASTCNAGCAQLGTKHKEKDAMCLNMKSSTSVELFVDSSGSHSPQHLTEQALKEPPPETNSVDGRENTLTVVQKDSSELPTTKPNSMDSSTLGYLTASNSSSVNFHHISKSLEGQTTGQEQDTDVKICKDGKDHVQSSALVENLIAVKVATENSEESNSCIVSQRNSFKALSEEAWDSGFMGNSPRTADKENALQCSSKTPLRQDLEASEQDSRPKQENHLHSLGRNKMGYHLQPSDKSQFDHSKDGWLAPSPMPPVHKASNGHSRTKMLSTSIKTARKSKRASGLRINDYDNQCDVVYISQPITECHFENQRSILSSRKTARKSTRGYFFNGDCCELPTVRTLARNLHSQEKASCSTLASEAVVTPKQTLIISAPQPTIDVQHPREDNPEEPSKEIISLKEGDRDASSEKESQEPEVCPVTNNANPSSSSRSKETAASSPVWPLPAHLPEEDLPEGSSAVSAPTGSGISSPERDQQPVELLDTKEMSVPQDCPLLPSTESLSEGGSEDVVPRPCSPPETVSREESPLCSENQSPPVGLEPPTSLGKAEEDQSIGTEAETEDTQELDTDPLLKESSTLTNENPSEIEESEAPGGTGKFEGEDGDVKHPPEKDMCGQNIDSPEENLDKKKKGKKFPEASDRCLRSQLSDSSSADRCLRNQSSDSSSACAEIKVSKNPGAKRSKKEGYPGGTAPESFLTEGFHTKALEDTENPNVKENPSEKDAEQEGEGGGMITRQTFKNMLAKEVKGEEEGIFPSSDPLATVGQPLPGEKLEIYVQSKLGENSTQDPSESIPCTFPEQSKEKPGPIPAQETEEVVNDIDSADSPHKDDDSDVLSSTVGLSSSRSDDAAGPPKWVPRLTRLTASTYNLRHAHALDSLDTMKVTSEKEAAQGNTIPKENETSESGDPVDEDEVDTMVDDQPKFVEWCAEEENQELIANFNAQYMKVQKGWIQLEKEAQPTPRARNKSDKLKEIWKSKKRSRKCRGSLEVQKFSPVQMLFMTNFKLSNVCRWFLETTETRSLVIVKKLNTRLPGDIPPVKHPLQKYSPSSLYPSSLQAERLKKHLKKFPGATPARNNWKTQKLWAKFREDPDQVAPEDDSDVSLSPNPEDSIEEVKEGRNSHPPTNSPTPASTRILRKYSNIRGKLRAQQRLIKNEKVESPFGPAVESKQSCKSVCINPLMSPKLALQVGADGFPVKPKSTEGMKGRKGKQMSEISPKAEVQNKRKRTEGGSTQDRKDKGAATKASKEKHVDGSTRAPAAKKPAARDRISQLPKKTTVKEKKVKIPKKSPGKSCPPSRKEKENTNKRPTQPSPSEMVTKPAKQKGAGESSSRPQKATNRKQSSGKTRARPSTKTPENSAAQRKRKLKAKLDSSHSKRRRMDTK, encoded by the coding sequence ATGGTCAAACTGTGCACTCATCATCAGAAGCAGTTCATTCGTGTTCTGAACGATCTGTACACTGAATCTCAGCCAGGCACCGAGGACCTGCCACCTTCGGATTCTGGAACAATGGATGCCTCCACCTGCAATGCTGGCTGTGCCCAGCTCGGCACCAAACATAAGGAAAAGGATGCTATGTGTCTCAATATGAAGTCTTCTACTTCTGTAGAGTTGTTCGTAGACTCATCAGGCTCTCACAGCCCTCAACACTTGACAGAACAGGCCCTAAAGGAGCCTCCTCCTGAGACAAACTCTGTAGATGGAAGAGAGAATACTTTGACTGTTGTCCAAAAAGATTCCTCTGAACTTCCAACCACTAAACCTAATTCAATGGATAGTTCCACTCTGGGATACCTCACTGCATCTAATTCTTCCTCAGTAAACTTCCACCACATCTCTAAGAGCTTGGAGGGGCAAACCACTGGACAGGAGCAAGACACAGATGTGAAAATATGCAAGGATGGTAAAGACCACGTGCAGAGTTCAGCTTTAGTAGAAAATCTAATTGCAGTAAAAGTGGCAACTGAGAATAGTGAGGAGAGCAACAGCTGTATTGTTTCTCAAAGAAATTCATTCAAAGCTTTATCAGAAGAGGCTTGGGACTCAGGGTTTATGGGGAATTCACCTAGAACTGCTGACAAAGAGAATGCTTTACAGTGTAGTTCAAAAACACCTTTACGCCAGGACTTAGAGGCAAGTGAACAAGATTCAAGGCCAAAGCAAGAGAACCATCTTCACTcattaggaagaaataaaatgggtTACCACTTACAGCCCAGTGATAAGAGCCAGTTTGATCATTCCAAAGACGGTTGGTTAGCCCCCAGCCCCATGCCACCTGTACACAAAGCATCTAATGGACATTCACGAACCAAGATGCTTTCAACCTCCATTAAGACAGCTCGGAAAAGTAAAAGGGCATCAGGGTTGAGGATAAATGATTATGATAACCAATGTGATGTCGTTTATATCAGCCAGCCAATAACAGAATGCCACTTTGAGAATCAACGATCGATATTATCTTCTCGGAAAACAGCCAGGAAGAGTACTCGAGGATACTTTTTCAACGGTGATTGTTGTGAGCTGCCAACTGTTCGCACACTGGCCAGGAATTTACACTCCCAAGAAAAAGCAAGCTGCTCAACACTGGCCTCCGAGGCAGTGGTCACTCCCAAGCAGACCCTTATCATTTCAGCACCTCAGCCTACAATAGATGTGCAGCATCCCAGAGAAGACAACCCTGAAGAACCTAGTAAAGAAATAATCTCCCtcaaggaaggagacagagatgCATCATCTGAAAAGGAATCTCAAGAGCCTGAGGTTTGCCCTGTGACAAATAACGCAAACCCAAGCAGCTCCTCTAGATCAAAGGAAACAGCAGCCTCCAGCCCAGTGTGGCCTCTCCCTGCTCACCTTCCTGAAGAGGATCTTCCAGAAGGCAGCTCCGCGGTCTCAGCTCCCACAGGAAGTGGGATATCTTCCCCTGAACGAGACCAACAGCCAGTTGAACTGCTAGATACAAAGGAGATGAGTGTACCCCAAGACTGTCCCCTGCTTCCCTCCACAGAGAGCCTTTCTGAGGGAGGCAGTGAAGATGTTGTTCCTAGGCCTTGTTCCCCTCCTGAAACAGTAAGTAGAGAGGAAAGTCCTCTGTGCTCAGAAAATCAAAGTCCCCCAGTGGGCTTGGAGCCTCCCACGAGCCTGGGAAAGGCTGAGGAAGACCAAAGCATCGGTACTGAGGCTGAGACCGAAGACACTCAGGAGTTAGATACTGACCCACTCTTGAAGGAAAGCAGCACTTTGACTAATGAAAACCCCAGTGAAattgaggaaagtgaggcaccaGGTGGTACAGGAAAATTCGAGGGAGAGGATGGTGATGTAAAACATCCTCCAGAAAAAGATATGTGTGGTCAAAACATTGACTCACCTGAAGAGAATCTggacaagaagaaaaaaggtaaaaaattccCCGAGGCCTCTGATAGGTGCCTAAGAAGTCAACTTTCAGATTCTTCCTCTGCCGATAGGTGCCTAAGAAATCAAAGTTCAGATTCTTCCTCTGCTTGTGCTGAGATCAAGGTTTCTAAAAATCCTGGTGCAAAACGTTCTAAAAAAGAAGGGTATCCTGGTGGGACAGCACCTGAGAGCTTCCTGACTGAAGGTTTCCATACAAAAGCTCTGGAGGACACTGAAAACCCAAATGTCAAAGAAAACCCCTCTGAGAAAGATGCTGAGCAGGAGGGCGAAGGAGGTGGGATGATCACCAggcagacttttaaaaacatgctaGCAAAAGAAGTCAAGGGGGAAGAAGAAGGTATTTTCCCCAGCAGTGATCCCTTAGCCACAGTTGGCCAGCCCCTGCCTGGAGAGAAACTGGAAATCTATGTTCAGTCTAAATTAGGTGAGAACAGTACTCAAGACCCCTCTGAAAGCATTCCTTGTACGTTCCCAGAACAATCAAAAGAGAAGCCGGGACCTATTCCTGCACAAGAGACGGAAGAGGTTGTAAATGATATAGATAGTGCAGACAGCCCGCATAAAGATGATGATAGTGACGTGCTATCTAGCACAGTTGGATTGTCAAGTAGTAGAAGTGATGACGCTGCTGGGCCCCCAAAATGGGTCCCAAGGCTTACAAGACTGACCGCCTCAACCTACAACCTAAGACACGCTCATGCTCTGGACTCCTTGGATACTATGAAAGTGACTTCCGAAAAGGAAGCAGCACAAGGAAACACAAtcccaaaggaaaatgaaacttcAGAGAGTGGAGATCCCGTAGACGAGGATGAGGTGGACACAATGGTAGACGACCAGCCAAAGTTTGTAGAATGGTGTGCTGAGGAGGAGAACCAAGAGCTCATCGCCAACTTCAACGCCCAGTACATGAAAGTTCAGAAGGGCTGGATCCAGCTGGAGAAAGAAGCCCAGCCAACACCAAGAGCAAGGAACAAGTCAGATAAGCtgaaggaaatttggaaaagcAAGAAAAGGTCACGGAAATGTCGGGGTTCACTGGAGGTTCAAAAGTTTTCTCCTGTTCAGATGCTGTTTATGACAAACTTTAAATTATCTAATGTGTGCAGGTGGTTCTTAGAGACAACTGAAACCCGGTCTCTGGTAATTGTGAAGAAGCTCAATACTCGTCTTCCAGGAGACATCCCACCTGTCAAGCATCCTCTTCAGAAGTACTCTCCTTCCAGCCTGTACCCCAGTTCACTACAGGCTGAACGCTTGAAAAAACACTTGAAGAAATTTCCCGGAGCTACTCCTGCTAGGAACAATTGGAAAACACAGAAGCTCTGGGCTAAATTTCGAGAGGATCCTGACCAAGTGGCGCCAGAGGATGACAGTGACGTTAGCCTCAGCCCCAATCCTGAAGACAGCATAGAGGAGGTCAAGGAAGGTAGAAATAGCCATCCTCCCACAAACTCACCCACCCCTGCCAGTACCCGGATCCTTAGAAAATATTCCAACATTCGAGGAAAGCTCAGAGCCCAGCAGCGTTTGATCAAGAACGAGAAAGTGGAAAGCCCATTTGGTCCGGCTGTGGAAAGTAAACAGAGTTGTAAGAGTGTATGCATCAACCCTCTGATGTCCCCCAAGCTTGCGCTGCAAGTAGGTGCAGATGGGTTTCCTGTTAAGCCCAAGAGTACCGAGGgaatgaagggaaggaaagggaagcagaTGTCTGAAATCTCGCCGAAAGCAGAAGTTCAGAATAAACGCAAGAGGACAGAAGGCGGCAGCACTCAGGACAGGAAGGACAAGGGAGCTGCGACGAAGGCCAGCAAAGAAAAGCATGTTGATGGATCCACCAGAGCCCCCGCTGCCAAGAAGCCAGCTGCAAGGGACAGAATCAGCCAACTGCCCAAAAAGACGActgtgaaagagaagaaagtgaagaTCCCTAAAAAGTCACCTGGGAAGAGCTGCCCTCcctccaggaaagaaaaagagaatacaaaCAAAAGGCCTACCCAGCCCTCCCCCTCGGAGATGGTGACAAAACCTGCAAAGCAAAAAGGGGCAGGTGAGTCCTCTTCAAGGCCACAGAAAGCCACAAATAGGAAGCAGAGCAGTGGAAAGACTCGGGCCAGACCCTCGACGAAAACCCCAGAGAACAGTGCAGCCCAGAGAAAGCGAAAGCTGAAGGCAAAGCTGGACTCTTCCCACAGCAAACGGAGGCGGATGGATACAAAGTGA
- the LCOR gene encoding ligand-dependent corepressor isoform X3: MQRMIQQFAAEYTSKNSSTQDPSQPNSTKNQSLLKASPVTTSPTAATTQNPVLSKLLMADQDSPLDLTVRKSQSEPSEQDGVLDLSTKKSPCAGSTSLSHSPGCSSTQGNGENSAEAIAVDSNNQSKSPLEKFMVKLCTHHQKQFIRVLNDLYTESQPGTEDLPPSDSGTMDASTCNAGCAQLGTKHKEKDAMCLNMKSSTSVELFVDSSGSHSPQHLTEQALKEPPPETNSVDGRENTLTVVQKDSSELPTTKPNSMDSSTLGYLTASNSSSVNFHHISKSLEGQTTGQEQDTDVKICKDGKDHVQSSALVENLIAVKVATENSEESNSCIVSQRNSFKALSEEAWDSGFMGNSPRTADKENALQCSSKTPLRQDLEASEQDSRPKQENHLHSLGRNKMGYHLQPSDKSQFDHSKDGWLAPSPMPPVHKASNGHSRTKMLSTSIKTARKSKRASGLRINDYDNQCDVVYISQPITECHFENQRSILSSRKTARKSTRGYFFNGDCCELPTVRTLARNLHSQEKASCSTLASEAVVTPKQTLIISAPQPTIDVQHPREDNPEEPSKEIISLKEGDRDASSEKESQEPEVCPVTNNANPSSSSRSKETAASSPVWPLPAHLPEEDLPEGSSAVSAPTGSGISSPERDQQPVELLDTKEMSVPQDCPLLPSTESLSEGGSEDVVPRPCSPPETVSREESPLCSENQSPPVGLEPPTSLGKAEEDQSIGTEAETEDTQELDTDPLLKESSTLTNENPSEIEESEAPGGTGKFEGEDGDVKHPPEKDMCGQNIDSPEENLDKKKKGKKFPEASDRCLRSQLSDSSSADRCLRNQSSDSSSACAEIKVSKNPGAKRSKKEGYPGGTAPESFLTEGFHTKALEDTENPNVKENPSEKDAEQEGEGGGMITRQTFKNMLAKEVKGEEEGIFPSSDPLATVGQPLPGEKLEIYVQSKLGENSTQDPSESIPCTFPEQSKEKPGPIPAQETEEVVNDIDSADSPHKDDDSDVLSSTVGLSSSRSDDAAGPPKWVPRLTRLTASTYNLRHAHALDSLDTMKVTSEKEAAQGNTIPKENETSESGDPVDEDEVDTMVDDQPKFVEWCAEEENQELIANFNAQYMKVQKGWIQLEKEAQPTPRARNKSDKLKEIWKSKKRSRKCRGSLEVQKFSPVQMLFMTNFKLSNVCRWFLETTETRSLVIVKKLNTRLPGDIPPVKHPLQKYSPSSLYPSSLQAERLKKHLKKFPGATPARNNWKTQKLWAKFREDPDQVAPEDDSDVSLSPNPEDSIEEVKEGRNSHPPTNSPTPASTRILRKYSNIRGKLRAQQRLIKNEKVESPFGPAVESKQSCKSVCINPLMSPKLALQVGADGFPVKPKSTEGMKGRKGKQMSEISPKAEVQNKRKRTEGGSTQDRKDKGAATKASKEKHVDGSTRAPAAKKPAARDRISQLPKKTTVKEKKVKIPKKSPGKSCPPSRKEKENTNKRPTQPSPSEMVTKPAKQKGAGESSSRPQKATNRKQSSGKTRARPSTKTPENSAAQRKRKLKAKLDSSHSKRRRMDTK, encoded by the coding sequence TGAGAACTCAGCAGAGGCAATAGCAGTAGATTCTAACAATCAGTCGAAGTCCCCACTGGAGAAGTTTATGGTCAAACTGTGCACTCATCATCAGAAGCAGTTCATTCGTGTTCTGAACGATCTGTACACTGAATCTCAGCCAGGCACCGAGGACCTGCCACCTTCGGATTCTGGAACAATGGATGCCTCCACCTGCAATGCTGGCTGTGCCCAGCTCGGCACCAAACATAAGGAAAAGGATGCTATGTGTCTCAATATGAAGTCTTCTACTTCTGTAGAGTTGTTCGTAGACTCATCAGGCTCTCACAGCCCTCAACACTTGACAGAACAGGCCCTAAAGGAGCCTCCTCCTGAGACAAACTCTGTAGATGGAAGAGAGAATACTTTGACTGTTGTCCAAAAAGATTCCTCTGAACTTCCAACCACTAAACCTAATTCAATGGATAGTTCCACTCTGGGATACCTCACTGCATCTAATTCTTCCTCAGTAAACTTCCACCACATCTCTAAGAGCTTGGAGGGGCAAACCACTGGACAGGAGCAAGACACAGATGTGAAAATATGCAAGGATGGTAAAGACCACGTGCAGAGTTCAGCTTTAGTAGAAAATCTAATTGCAGTAAAAGTGGCAACTGAGAATAGTGAGGAGAGCAACAGCTGTATTGTTTCTCAAAGAAATTCATTCAAAGCTTTATCAGAAGAGGCTTGGGACTCAGGGTTTATGGGGAATTCACCTAGAACTGCTGACAAAGAGAATGCTTTACAGTGTAGTTCAAAAACACCTTTACGCCAGGACTTAGAGGCAAGTGAACAAGATTCAAGGCCAAAGCAAGAGAACCATCTTCACTcattaggaagaaataaaatgggtTACCACTTACAGCCCAGTGATAAGAGCCAGTTTGATCATTCCAAAGACGGTTGGTTAGCCCCCAGCCCCATGCCACCTGTACACAAAGCATCTAATGGACATTCACGAACCAAGATGCTTTCAACCTCCATTAAGACAGCTCGGAAAAGTAAAAGGGCATCAGGGTTGAGGATAAATGATTATGATAACCAATGTGATGTCGTTTATATCAGCCAGCCAATAACAGAATGCCACTTTGAGAATCAACGATCGATATTATCTTCTCGGAAAACAGCCAGGAAGAGTACTCGAGGATACTTTTTCAACGGTGATTGTTGTGAGCTGCCAACTGTTCGCACACTGGCCAGGAATTTACACTCCCAAGAAAAAGCAAGCTGCTCAACACTGGCCTCCGAGGCAGTGGTCACTCCCAAGCAGACCCTTATCATTTCAGCACCTCAGCCTACAATAGATGTGCAGCATCCCAGAGAAGACAACCCTGAAGAACCTAGTAAAGAAATAATCTCCCtcaaggaaggagacagagatgCATCATCTGAAAAGGAATCTCAAGAGCCTGAGGTTTGCCCTGTGACAAATAACGCAAACCCAAGCAGCTCCTCTAGATCAAAGGAAACAGCAGCCTCCAGCCCAGTGTGGCCTCTCCCTGCTCACCTTCCTGAAGAGGATCTTCCAGAAGGCAGCTCCGCGGTCTCAGCTCCCACAGGAAGTGGGATATCTTCCCCTGAACGAGACCAACAGCCAGTTGAACTGCTAGATACAAAGGAGATGAGTGTACCCCAAGACTGTCCCCTGCTTCCCTCCACAGAGAGCCTTTCTGAGGGAGGCAGTGAAGATGTTGTTCCTAGGCCTTGTTCCCCTCCTGAAACAGTAAGTAGAGAGGAAAGTCCTCTGTGCTCAGAAAATCAAAGTCCCCCAGTGGGCTTGGAGCCTCCCACGAGCCTGGGAAAGGCTGAGGAAGACCAAAGCATCGGTACTGAGGCTGAGACCGAAGACACTCAGGAGTTAGATACTGACCCACTCTTGAAGGAAAGCAGCACTTTGACTAATGAAAACCCCAGTGAAattgaggaaagtgaggcaccaGGTGGTACAGGAAAATTCGAGGGAGAGGATGGTGATGTAAAACATCCTCCAGAAAAAGATATGTGTGGTCAAAACATTGACTCACCTGAAGAGAATCTggacaagaagaaaaaaggtaaaaaattccCCGAGGCCTCTGATAGGTGCCTAAGAAGTCAACTTTCAGATTCTTCCTCTGCCGATAGGTGCCTAAGAAATCAAAGTTCAGATTCTTCCTCTGCTTGTGCTGAGATCAAGGTTTCTAAAAATCCTGGTGCAAAACGTTCTAAAAAAGAAGGGTATCCTGGTGGGACAGCACCTGAGAGCTTCCTGACTGAAGGTTTCCATACAAAAGCTCTGGAGGACACTGAAAACCCAAATGTCAAAGAAAACCCCTCTGAGAAAGATGCTGAGCAGGAGGGCGAAGGAGGTGGGATGATCACCAggcagacttttaaaaacatgctaGCAAAAGAAGTCAAGGGGGAAGAAGAAGGTATTTTCCCCAGCAGTGATCCCTTAGCCACAGTTGGCCAGCCCCTGCCTGGAGAGAAACTGGAAATCTATGTTCAGTCTAAATTAGGTGAGAACAGTACTCAAGACCCCTCTGAAAGCATTCCTTGTACGTTCCCAGAACAATCAAAAGAGAAGCCGGGACCTATTCCTGCACAAGAGACGGAAGAGGTTGTAAATGATATAGATAGTGCAGACAGCCCGCATAAAGATGATGATAGTGACGTGCTATCTAGCACAGTTGGATTGTCAAGTAGTAGAAGTGATGACGCTGCTGGGCCCCCAAAATGGGTCCCAAGGCTTACAAGACTGACCGCCTCAACCTACAACCTAAGACACGCTCATGCTCTGGACTCCTTGGATACTATGAAAGTGACTTCCGAAAAGGAAGCAGCACAAGGAAACACAAtcccaaaggaaaatgaaacttcAGAGAGTGGAGATCCCGTAGACGAGGATGAGGTGGACACAATGGTAGACGACCAGCCAAAGTTTGTAGAATGGTGTGCTGAGGAGGAGAACCAAGAGCTCATCGCCAACTTCAACGCCCAGTACATGAAAGTTCAGAAGGGCTGGATCCAGCTGGAGAAAGAAGCCCAGCCAACACCAAGAGCAAGGAACAAGTCAGATAAGCtgaaggaaatttggaaaagcAAGAAAAGGTCACGGAAATGTCGGGGTTCACTGGAGGTTCAAAAGTTTTCTCCTGTTCAGATGCTGTTTATGACAAACTTTAAATTATCTAATGTGTGCAGGTGGTTCTTAGAGACAACTGAAACCCGGTCTCTGGTAATTGTGAAGAAGCTCAATACTCGTCTTCCAGGAGACATCCCACCTGTCAAGCATCCTCTTCAGAAGTACTCTCCTTCCAGCCTGTACCCCAGTTCACTACAGGCTGAACGCTTGAAAAAACACTTGAAGAAATTTCCCGGAGCTACTCCTGCTAGGAACAATTGGAAAACACAGAAGCTCTGGGCTAAATTTCGAGAGGATCCTGACCAAGTGGCGCCAGAGGATGACAGTGACGTTAGCCTCAGCCCCAATCCTGAAGACAGCATAGAGGAGGTCAAGGAAGGTAGAAATAGCCATCCTCCCACAAACTCACCCACCCCTGCCAGTACCCGGATCCTTAGAAAATATTCCAACATTCGAGGAAAGCTCAGAGCCCAGCAGCGTTTGATCAAGAACGAGAAAGTGGAAAGCCCATTTGGTCCGGCTGTGGAAAGTAAACAGAGTTGTAAGAGTGTATGCATCAACCCTCTGATGTCCCCCAAGCTTGCGCTGCAAGTAGGTGCAGATGGGTTTCCTGTTAAGCCCAAGAGTACCGAGGgaatgaagggaaggaaagggaagcagaTGTCTGAAATCTCGCCGAAAGCAGAAGTTCAGAATAAACGCAAGAGGACAGAAGGCGGCAGCACTCAGGACAGGAAGGACAAGGGAGCTGCGACGAAGGCCAGCAAAGAAAAGCATGTTGATGGATCCACCAGAGCCCCCGCTGCCAAGAAGCCAGCTGCAAGGGACAGAATCAGCCAACTGCCCAAAAAGACGActgtgaaagagaagaaagtgaagaTCCCTAAAAAGTCACCTGGGAAGAGCTGCCCTCcctccaggaaagaaaaagagaatacaaaCAAAAGGCCTACCCAGCCCTCCCCCTCGGAGATGGTGACAAAACCTGCAAAGCAAAAAGGGGCAGGTGAGTCCTCTTCAAGGCCACAGAAAGCCACAAATAGGAAGCAGAGCAGTGGAAAGACTCGGGCCAGACCCTCGACGAAAACCCCAGAGAACAGTGCAGCCCAGAGAAAGCGAAAGCTGAAGGCAAAGCTGGACTCTTCCCACAGCAAACGGAGGCGGATGGATACAAAGTGA